A single window of Liolophura sinensis isolate JHLJ2023 chromosome 6, CUHK_Ljap_v2, whole genome shotgun sequence DNA harbors:
- the LOC135468846 gene encoding uncharacterized protein LOC135468846, with product MLKLLVLSLALGVTLAGVPGGRSPADINSLDVQKIANFAVTKLNALPERTSTVTYSKVIKAERQVVAGINYYLDVEVLQSGCTSNCKKEICEMTVFDQEWTNTRILTKVNCRDATSRRKSLVGGVTAISTDSAEVLNAAQFAVTSLNARSNSMFASSLVKVNSATSQVVAGVKYNLEIVVGQTTCRNEQSVDLTHCAMDANSQSKVCQISVLWQAWRKPQYTLVDDIQCQ from the exons ATGCTGAAACTGCTCGTACTTAGCCTTGCCTTGGGGGTTACCTTGGCCGGTGTGCCAGGTGGACGTTCCCCAGCCGATATTAACAGCCTTGATGTCCAGAAAATTGCAAACTTTGCCGTGACGAAGCTGAACGCTCTCCCCGAGAGGACGTCTACAGTGACTTATTCCAAAGTCATCAAGGCTGAACGACAG GTAGTTGCAGGTATTAACTACTACCTGGATGTTGAAGTCTTGCAGTCTGGCTGTACCTCAAACTGTAAG AAAGAGATATGTGAAATGACAGTGTTTGACCAAGAGTGGACGAACACCCGCATTCTCACCAAGGTAAATTGTCGCGATGCGACCTCTCGTCGCAAGAGTCTAGTGGGAGGCGTTACCGCCATATCTACCGACTCTGCAGAGGTGCTGAATGCCGCACAGTTTGCCGTGACTTCACTGAATGCTAGGTCAAACTCCATGTTTGCCAGTTCTCTGGTTAAGGTCAACTCTGCTACCTCTCAG GTTGTGGCAGGGGTGAAGTACAACCTAGAGATTGTTGTCGGCCAAACCACGTGTAGGAATGAGCAATCGGTCGATCTGACCCACTGTGCCATGGACGCTAACAGCCAG TCAAAAGTGTGCCAAATTTCTGTCCTGTGGCAAGCTTGGAGAAAACCCCAGTACACCCTAGTGGATGACATCCAGTGTCAGTAA
- the LOC135468845 gene encoding uncharacterized protein LOC135468845: MYSTHTITKAFVMDGALSPCDQEQRGDLSSPECLYVRDGYLYCGYLRVVDIKKGVESRFEQSGVSGSATPFYLYNQARIEYNLDSYTSALDKLAIPYILGYAAKANHNLEILSVLRKHSQAVSLTLVSGNELLLALKAGFEPRNLVLNGNGKKRWELKLGVEKGCLINVDSEFGLYHTVKVCNDLGKSARVLLRINPDIDPDVHPYISTGLGETKFGVELDGLEPLLEKIRDEPLIQLVGLHSHLGSTIDNTRVFRESVEKMLELTNKVKQMGFKDIKYIDIGGGLGINYAKYANRTLSNQHHAITWDADKPREILQLVSEKLKAYPETREILRTLIGGLEDKTLSLPQFVDKVDSLLADHPAVLRAVNHLLPDDHQLQISVPTPEDLISSIQNLLQDADLTLILEPGRSIVGDCGCLVTEVIGCKKNGKKNFIVVDGAMTEVIRPSLYGAYHHVELAEPTSDPEFRVFDVVGPVCESGDFLAKDRLLAKPHEGCTLVVFDAGAYCSSMGSNYNMRARPAEVMVDGNTWRIIREPETFDDLAKHSGQGCLDAPKQPVSPQSRPI, encoded by the exons ATGTATAGTACCCACACGATAACGAAAGCGTTTGTCATGGACGGAGCTCTCAGTCCCTGTGATCAAGAACAAAGAGGGGATCTGTCATCGCCAGAGTGTCTGTACGTACGGGATGGCTACTTGTACTGTGGGTACCTTAGGGTGGTGGATATAAAAAAAGGTGTAGAATCACGCTTCGAGCAAAGTGGTGTCTCAGGCTCCGCGACACCTTTCTACTTATACAATCAGGCGCGGATTGAGTACAACCTAGATAGCTATACATCCGCCCTCGATAAGCTGGCAATACCATACATACTGGGCTATGCAGCAAAGGCCAACCACAACCTAGAGATCTTGTCTGTCCTTCGTAAACACAGCCAGGCCGTGAGCCTGACACTTGTCAGCGGCAATGAGCTCCTGCTCGCTTTAAAGGCCGGATTTGAGCCCCGGAACCTTGTGCTTAATGGCAATGGGAAGAAAAGATGGGAACTGAAACTTGGTGTGGAGAAAGGCTGCCTGATCAATGTTGACAGTGAGTTCGGCCTGTACCACACGGTAAAAGTGTGCAATGACCTGGGGAAATCTGCCAGGGTACTCCTTAGGATTAACCCAGATATCGACCCT GATGTTCACCCTTACATCTCTACGGGCCTCGGGGAGACCAAGTTTGGAGTAGAGCTGGATGGATTGGAGCCACTGCTGGAGAAGATTCGGGATGAACCACTTATCCAGCTGGTGGGGCTCCACTCTCATTTGGGATCAACCATTGATAACACGAGGGTGTTCAG GGAAAGTGTAGAAAAGATGCTGGAGTTGACAAATAAAGTGAAGCAAATGGGATTCAAGGATATCAAATACATTGACATTGGTGGAGGACTAGGAATAAACTATGCGAAATAC GCAAATCGAACCCTGAGTAACCAGCACCATGCCATAACGTGGGACGCTGATAAACCCAGGGAAATCCTACAACTCGTCAGTGAGAAACTGAAAGCTTACCCCGAGACAAGAGAAATTCTGCGGACTCTCATCGGCGGTCTAGAGGACAAAAC GCTTTCTCTGCCACAGTTTGTAGACAAGGTGGACAGCTTACTGGCTGATCATCCCGCTGTACTGAGAGCCGTGAACCATCTCCTACCTGACGACCATCAGCTACAG ATTTCTGTTCCCACACCCGAGGATTTGATCTCATCTATTCAAAATCTTCTCCAAGATGCGGACTTGACTCTGATTCTAGAACCAGGCCGGTCCATTGTTGGGGATTGCGGCTGTTTGGTGACTGAAGTTATAGGATGCAAGAAAAATGGCAAGAAAAA TTTCATAGTAGTGGACGGTGCCATGACAGAGGTGATTCGCCCTTCCTTATATGGCGCTTATCATCATGTGGAATTGGCCGAGCCGACCTCTGACCCTGAATTCCGTGTATTTGACGTGGTGGGACCCGTTTGTGAAAGTGGAGATTTCTTGGCGAAG GATCGTCTTTTGGCCAAGCCTCACGAAGGCTGTACTCTGGTAGTGTTTGACGCAGGCGCCTACTGCTCAAGTATGGGATCCAATTATAACATGAGA GCTAGGCCTGCCGAAGTCATGGTGGACGGGAATACGTGGAGGATCATTCGTGAACCAGAGACCTTCGATGACCTCGCTAAACACTCTGGCCAGGGGTGTCTGGATGCACCGAAACAACCAGTCTCTCCACAGAGTAGGCCAATATGA